Proteins found in one Mustela lutreola isolate mMusLut2 chromosome 10, mMusLut2.pri, whole genome shotgun sequence genomic segment:
- the ANKRD65 gene encoding ankyrin repeat domain-containing protein 65 isoform X5 encodes MDSRSSQPGEQDVTEAGAAQELRWVELGSEEALGAGTEGPSAQQARGRLLQAVWWGHLGLATKLLRQGASVEERDHTGRTPLHLAVLRGHVPLVRLLLRRGAAVAAADRAGRTPLHEAAWHGHSRVAELLLRRGAPAAARSGAGLTPLHWAAALGRTLLAGRLLDASGPGPAAADARGWTAAHWAAAGGRLPVLELLAAEGAGLDGALTVAAAAGRTAALRLLLARGARVDARDGVGTAALGVAASLGRRQR; translated from the exons ATGGACTCCAGGAGCTCCCAGCCAGGGGAGCAAGACGTGACAGAGGCAGGGGCTGCGCAGGAACTTCGGTGGGTGGAGCTGGGCTCTGAGGAGGCCCTGGGAGCTGGGACAGAAGGTCCCAGTGCCCAGCAAGCCAGGGGGCGCCTGCTGCAAGCCGTGTGGTGGGGTCATCTGGGCCTGGCAACAAAGCTACTGCGTCAAGGGGCCAGTGTGGAGGAGAG GGACCACACGGGCAGGACCCCGCTCCACCTGGCCGTGCTGCGCGGCCACGTGCCCCTGGTGCGTCTCCTGCTGCGGCGCGGGGCGGCGGTGGCAGCTGCCGACCGAGCGGGGCGCACACCTCTCCACGAGGCCGCCTGGCACGGGCACTCGCGGGTGGCCGAGCTCCTTCTGCGGCGCGGGGCCCCCGCGGCGGCGCGCTCGGGGGCCGGCCTCACGCCGCTGCACTGGGCCGCGGCGCTGGGCCGCACGCTGCTGGCGGGGCGCCTGCTGGACGCGTCGGGACCGGGCCCCGCGGCGGCGGACGCGCGCGGCTGGACGGCGGCGCACTGGGCGGCGGCAGGCGGCCGGCTGCCGGTGCTGGAGCTGCTGGCGGCGGAGGGCGCGGGCCTGGACGGGGCCCTGACCGTGGCGGCCGCGGCCGGGCGCACGGCTGCGCTCCGCCTCCTCCTGGCGCGCGGGGCACGGGTGGACGCCCGGGACGGCGTGGGGACCGCGGCGCTCGGCGTAGCGGC
- the ANKRD65 gene encoding ankyrin repeat domain-containing protein 65 isoform X4 → MDSRSSQPGEQDVTEAGAAQELRWVELGSEEALGAGTEGPSAQQARGRLLQAVWWGHLGLATKLLRQGASVEERDHTGRTPLHLAVLRGHVPLVRLLLRRGAAVAAADRAGRTPLHEAAWHGHSRVAELLLRRGAPAAARSGAGLTPLHWAAALGRTLLAGRLLDASGPGPAAADARGWTAAHWAAAGGRLPVLELLAAEGAGLDGALTVAAAAGRTAALRLLLARGARVDARDGVGTAALGVAASLGRRQILFT, encoded by the exons ATGGACTCCAGGAGCTCCCAGCCAGGGGAGCAAGACGTGACAGAGGCAGGGGCTGCGCAGGAACTTCGGTGGGTGGAGCTGGGCTCTGAGGAGGCCCTGGGAGCTGGGACAGAAGGTCCCAGTGCCCAGCAAGCCAGGGGGCGCCTGCTGCAAGCCGTGTGGTGGGGTCATCTGGGCCTGGCAACAAAGCTACTGCGTCAAGGGGCCAGTGTGGAGGAGAG GGACCACACGGGCAGGACCCCGCTCCACCTGGCCGTGCTGCGCGGCCACGTGCCCCTGGTGCGTCTCCTGCTGCGGCGCGGGGCGGCGGTGGCAGCTGCCGACCGAGCGGGGCGCACACCTCTCCACGAGGCCGCCTGGCACGGGCACTCGCGGGTGGCCGAGCTCCTTCTGCGGCGCGGGGCCCCCGCGGCGGCGCGCTCGGGGGCCGGCCTCACGCCGCTGCACTGGGCCGCGGCGCTGGGCCGCACGCTGCTGGCGGGGCGCCTGCTGGACGCGTCGGGACCGGGCCCCGCGGCGGCGGACGCGCGCGGCTGGACGGCGGCGCACTGGGCGGCGGCAGGCGGCCGGCTGCCGGTGCTGGAGCTGCTGGCGGCGGAGGGCGCGGGCCTGGACGGGGCCCTGACCGTGGCGGCCGCGGCCGGGCGCACGGCTGCGCTCCGCCTCCTCCTGGCGCGCGGGGCACGGGTGGACGCCCGGGACGGCGTGGGGACCGCGGCGCTCGGCGTAGCGGC
- the ANKRD65 gene encoding ankyrin repeat domain-containing protein 65 isoform X6 — translation MDSRSSQPGEQDVTEAGAAQELRWVELGSEEALGAGTEGPSAQQARGRLLQAVWWGHLGLATKLLRQGASVEER, via the coding sequence ATGGACTCCAGGAGCTCCCAGCCAGGGGAGCAAGACGTGACAGAGGCAGGGGCTGCGCAGGAACTTCGGTGGGTGGAGCTGGGCTCTGAGGAGGCCCTGGGAGCTGGGACAGAAGGTCCCAGTGCCCAGCAAGCCAGGGGGCGCCTGCTGCAAGCCGTGTGGTGGGGTCATCTGGGCCTGGCAACAAAGCTACTGCGTCAAGGGGCCAGTGTGGAGGAGAGGTGA